The Streptomyces sp. P9-A4 genome contains a region encoding:
- a CDS encoding tetratricopeptide repeat protein has translation MGGKITYVFLATVLVLVFGVVGMEGVLLLLTGEPAAMAMGGVAFLLPVVGGWFLWQNTRFARRANRLATELEAEGGLPVDELKRTEGGRIDRDSADEVFARRKAETEDSPDDWRCWFRLAVAYHDARDTPRARKAMQRAIALHEGRPVGV, from the coding sequence ATGGGCGGAAAGATCACGTACGTCTTCCTCGCCACCGTCCTCGTGCTGGTCTTCGGGGTGGTGGGGATGGAGGGCGTCCTGCTGCTCCTCACGGGCGAGCCGGCCGCCATGGCCATGGGCGGGGTGGCGTTCCTGCTGCCCGTCGTCGGCGGCTGGTTCCTCTGGCAGAACACCCGCTTCGCCCGCCGGGCGAACCGCCTCGCCACCGAACTGGAGGCGGAGGGCGGTCTGCCCGTCGACGAACTCAAGCGCACCGAGGGCGGCCGGATCGACCGCGACTCGGCCGATGAGGTCTTCGCCCGGCGCAAGGCCGAGACGGAGGACTCACCGGACGACTGGCGCTGCTGGTTCCGGCTCGCGGTCGCCTATCACGACGCCCGGGACACCCCCAGGGCCCGCAAGGCGATGCAGCGGGCCATCGCGCTCCACGAGGGGCGCCCGGTCGGCGTCTGA
- the thyX gene encoding FAD-dependent thymidylate synthase — translation MTDSPTENVKIDFRSDVTVDLVKSAAADSDVLWAARVSTAGEQSLEELQKDPERSKGLINYLMRDRHGSPFEHNSMTFFISAPIFVFREFMRHRVGWSYNEESGRYRELQPVFYVPDTSRKLVQEGRPGKYVFVDGTQEQHEVVSRTMEESYRTAYATYQEMLAAGVAREVARSVLPVGLFSSMYATCNARSLMHFLGLRTQHELAAVPSFPQREIEMVGEKMEEHWARLMPLTHAAFNKNGRVAP, via the coding sequence GTGACCGACAGCCCCACCGAGAACGTGAAGATCGACTTCCGGAGCGACGTCACCGTTGATCTGGTCAAGAGCGCGGCGGCCGACTCCGACGTCCTCTGGGCGGCCCGGGTGTCCACCGCGGGCGAGCAGTCCCTCGAAGAGCTCCAGAAGGACCCCGAGCGCTCGAAGGGCCTGATCAACTACCTGATGCGGGACCGCCACGGCAGCCCGTTCGAGCACAACTCGATGACCTTCTTCATCAGCGCCCCGATCTTCGTGTTCCGGGAGTTCATGCGGCACCGCGTGGGCTGGTCGTACAACGAGGAATCGGGCCGCTACAGGGAGCTCCAGCCGGTCTTCTACGTCCCGGACACCTCCCGCAAGCTCGTCCAGGAGGGCCGCCCCGGCAAGTACGTCTTCGTCGACGGCACCCAGGAGCAGCACGAGGTGGTCAGCCGGACGATGGAGGAGTCGTACCGGACGGCGTACGCCACCTACCAGGAGATGCTGGCGGCCGGCGTCGCCCGCGAGGTCGCCCGTTCGGTCCTCCCCGTCGGTCTGTTCTCCTCGATGTACGCCACCTGCAACGCCCGCTCGCTGATGCACTTCCTCGGCCTGCGTACCCAGCACGAGCTGGCGGCGGTCCCGTCCTTCCCGCAGCGGGAGATCGAGATGGTCGGCGAGAAGATGGAGGAGCACTGGGCCCGGCTGATGCCGCTGACCCACGCCGCCTTCAACAAGAACGGCCGTGTGGCCCCGTAA
- the dapA gene encoding 4-hydroxy-tetrahydrodipicolinate synthase produces MAPISTPQTPFGRVLTAMVTPFTADGALDLDGAQRLATHLVDAGNDGLVVNGTTGESPTTSDAEKSELVRAVLEAVGDRAHVVAGIGTNDTHHSIELARTAERDGAHGLLAVTPYYNKPPQEGLYRHFSAIADATELPVMLYDIPGRSGVPIDTETIVRLAEHPRIVANKDAKGDLGRASWAIARSGLAWYSGDDMLNLPLLSVGACGFVSVVGHVVTPELRALLDAHLGGEVQKATEIHQKLLPVYTGMFRTQGVMTTKAALALQGLPAGPLRLPLVELSPQETEQLKVDLAAGGVEL; encoded by the coding sequence ATGGCTCCGATCTCCACTCCGCAGACCCCCTTCGGGCGGGTCCTCACCGCCATGGTCACGCCCTTCACGGCGGACGGCGCACTCGACCTCGACGGTGCCCAGCGACTGGCCACCCATCTGGTGGACGCAGGCAACGACGGCCTCGTCGTCAACGGCACCACCGGCGAGTCCCCCACCACCAGCGACGCGGAGAAATCGGAGCTGGTACGAGCGGTACTGGAGGCGGTCGGCGACCGCGCCCACGTCGTCGCCGGCATCGGCACCAACGACACCCACCACTCGATCGAGCTCGCCCGCACCGCCGAGCGCGACGGCGCCCACGGCCTGCTCGCCGTCACGCCGTACTACAACAAGCCCCCGCAGGAGGGCCTGTACCGGCACTTCTCGGCCATCGCCGACGCCACCGAGCTCCCGGTGATGCTCTACGACATCCCCGGCCGCAGCGGCGTCCCGATCGACACCGAGACGATCGTCCGGCTCGCCGAGCACCCGCGCATCGTCGCCAACAAGGACGCCAAGGGCGACCTCGGCCGCGCCAGCTGGGCCATCGCCCGCTCCGGCCTCGCCTGGTACTCCGGCGACGACATGCTCAACCTGCCCCTGCTCTCCGTCGGCGCCTGCGGCTTCGTCTCCGTCGTGGGCCACGTCGTCACCCCGGAACTCCGCGCCCTCCTCGACGCCCACCTCGGCGGCGAGGTCCAGAAGGCCACCGAGATCCACCAGAAGCTGCTCCCCGTCTACACCGGCATGTTCCGCACCCAGGGCGTCATGACCACCAAGGCCGCGCTCGCCCTCCAGGGCCTCCCGGCCGGCCCGCTGCGACTGCCGCTCGTGGAGCTCTCCCCGCAGGAGACCGAGCAGCTCAAGGTCGACCTGGCCGCCGGCGGGGTAGAACTCTGA
- a CDS encoding ribonuclease J, whose protein sequence is MSHPHPELGAPPKLPKGALRVIPLGGLGEIGRNMTVFEFDGRLLIVDCGVLFPEEEQPGVDLILPDFTIIRDRLDDIEGIVLTHGHEDHIGAVPYLLRLKPDIPLIGSKLTLALIEAKLQEHRIRPYTLEVKEGDREVLGAFDCEFIAVNHSIPDALAVAIRTPAGMAVATGDFKMDQLPLDGRLTDLHAFARLSEEGIDLLLSDSTNAEVPGFVPPEKDISNVLRTVFANAQKRIIVASFASHVHRIQQILDAAHEYGRRVAFVGRSMVRNMGIARDLGYLRVPAGLVVDVKTLDDLPDDEVVLVCTGSQGEPMAALSRMANRDHQIRIVPGDTVILASSLIPGNENAVYRVINGLTRWGAHVVHKGNAKVHVSGHASAGELLYFYNICRPKNLMPVHGEWRHLRANAELGAMTGIPKDHIVIAEDGVVVDLVDGRARITGKVQAGYVYVDGLSVGDVTETSLKDRRILGEEGIISVFVVVDSSTGKIVGGPNVHARGSGIDDSAFDAVLPKIDQALNKSFQDGVVEPHQLQQLIRRSVGKWVSDTYRRRPMILPVVVEV, encoded by the coding sequence TTGAGTCATCCGCATCCTGAACTCGGCGCTCCGCCGAAGCTCCCGAAGGGCGCCCTGCGCGTCATCCCGCTCGGCGGGCTCGGCGAGATCGGCCGGAACATGACGGTCTTCGAGTTCGACGGCCGTCTGCTCATCGTCGACTGTGGCGTCCTCTTCCCCGAGGAGGAGCAGCCCGGCGTCGACCTGATCCTGCCGGACTTCACCATCATCCGGGACCGCCTCGACGACATCGAGGGCATCGTGCTCACGCACGGGCACGAGGACCACATCGGTGCCGTCCCCTACCTGCTCCGGCTCAAGCCGGACATCCCGCTCATCGGCTCCAAGCTGACCCTCGCCCTGATCGAGGCCAAGCTCCAGGAGCACCGCATCCGCCCCTACACCCTTGAGGTGAAGGAGGGCGACCGGGAGGTCCTGGGCGCGTTCGACTGCGAGTTCATCGCGGTCAACCACTCCATCCCGGACGCGCTCGCGGTCGCCATCCGCACCCCCGCGGGCATGGCCGTCGCCACCGGCGACTTCAAGATGGACCAGCTGCCGCTGGACGGCCGCCTCACGGACCTGCACGCCTTCGCGCGGCTCAGCGAGGAGGGCATCGACCTCCTGCTGTCCGACTCGACGAACGCCGAGGTCCCGGGCTTCGTCCCGCCGGAGAAGGACATCTCCAACGTCCTGCGCACGGTCTTCGCGAACGCCCAGAAGCGCATCATCGTGGCCAGCTTCGCCAGCCATGTGCACCGCATCCAGCAGATCCTGGACGCCGCCCACGAGTACGGCCGCAGGGTCGCCTTCGTCGGCCGTTCCATGGTCCGCAACATGGGCATCGCCCGTGACCTGGGCTACCTCCGGGTCCCGGCCGGCCTCGTCGTGGACGTGAAGACCCTCGACGACCTGCCGGACGACGAGGTCGTGCTGGTCTGCACGGGCTCCCAGGGCGAGCCGATGGCCGCACTGTCCCGGATGGCGAACCGCGACCACCAGATCCGGATCGTCCCCGGCGACACGGTCATCCTGGCGTCGTCCCTCATCCCGGGCAACGAGAACGCGGTCTACCGCGTGATCAACGGCCTGACCCGCTGGGGCGCGCACGTCGTCCACAAGGGCAACGCCAAGGTCCACGTCTCGGGCCACGCCTCGGCCGGCGAGCTGCTGTACTTCTACAACATCTGCCGCCCGAAGAACCTCATGCCGGTCCACGGCGAATGGCGCCACCTGCGCGCCAACGCCGAGCTCGGCGCGATGACGGGGATCCCCAAGGACCACATCGTCATCGCCGAGGACGGCGTCGTCGTCGACCTGGTCGACGGCCGCGCCCGGATCACCGGCAAGGTCCAGGCGGGTTACGTGTACGTCGACGGCCTCTCGGTCGGCGACGTCACCGAGACCTCCCTCAAGGACCGCCGGATCCTCGGCGAGGAGGGCATCATCTCGGTCTTCGTCGTGGTCGACTCCTCCACGGGCAAGATCGTGGGCGGCCCGAACGTCCACGCCCGTGGCTCGGGCATCGACGACTCCGCGTTCGACGCGGTGCTCCCGAAGATCGACCAGGCGCTCAACAAGTCCTTCCAGGACGGCGTCGTGGAACCCCACCAGCTCCAGCAGCTGATCCGCCGCAGCGTCGGCAAGTGGGTCTCCGACACCTACCGCCGGCGCCCGATGATCCTCCCGGTCGTCGTCGAGGTCTGA
- a CDS encoding SpoIIE family protein phosphatase, which yields MAEPGVETRTRSAVITARATASFEPVGRSVAAARAFVRDTLQGWGHPELVDDAVVLTSELVTNAVIHAGTSAEVLCLRSDDSIRVEVADRYPEREIPGQSGRSLGSPDRENGRGLLLCAALAHRWGVDYTPTRKHVWFHLDLPQRPVGTRSAGPVLPDALLPVTDSRVRVAVAQIDRGGAITAWNEHAGELFGYDSEHVVGKPLGDLAAWPHTPGIGTGLAEALRLSRWEGSYGIRCADGRVIPVYASHLRVRDAQGEPSTVCLLVREHERAVLQTPQRAAAEPGAENRTAADPFEVFIGSPAPDDLDGLLQRTVERARDMLDGDSAFLLLATDDETELEVRATTGLPAARQRFARVPVETGASRYGSARMPAVHEDLAAVPGAVPLLEGTGMRSVVTVPLKVEGRLTGSLGVAAELANRYSNEEALRLQFAADRIALAVESARLGELERLRRGSLSFLVEASDLLAGTLDRDQTLALMAQMTVPTLATWCAVYTIADQSSDPYLSYVLHEDEDRIDGLKDLLSSIAPPDPVPTPGARVWTAPGDAAHRAALTASVHALDHPTSPLSSGIDTTLATASAVAGETVVLPLVARNRVIGMLTLGRPSEDHFRQEILELAEDLSRRAALALDNARLYSERVAISQSLQRSLLPPGLPDIPGVEVDVIYRAAGEGNEVGGDFYDIFPIRDDVYGFAIGDVCGTGPEAAAVTGLARHALRLLAREGFGGPAVLERLNAAILDEGARSRFLTLLYGEMRPQSDGSAILKVVCAGHPLPLRLRPDGTVSSAAEPQPLLGVMEDLELYEETITLDPGDVLLCVTDGVTERREGTRMLGDDGLADVLKTCTGLTAGAVASRVLRAVERFAQAPASDDMAILAMRLHEPHDR from the coding sequence ATGGCGGAGCCGGGCGTCGAGACGCGTACGAGGAGTGCTGTGATCACCGCGCGGGCGACTGCCAGCTTCGAGCCCGTCGGGCGGTCCGTCGCGGCCGCCCGCGCCTTCGTCCGGGACACCCTCCAGGGCTGGGGACACCCCGAACTCGTCGACGACGCCGTCGTCCTCACCAGCGAACTCGTCACCAACGCCGTCATCCACGCCGGCACCTCCGCCGAGGTCCTCTGCCTCCGCTCCGACGACAGCATCCGCGTCGAGGTCGCCGACCGCTACCCCGAGCGCGAGATCCCCGGCCAGAGCGGCCGCTCACTGGGCAGCCCGGACCGCGAGAACGGCCGCGGCCTGCTGCTCTGCGCCGCCCTCGCCCACCGCTGGGGCGTCGACTACACCCCCACCCGCAAGCACGTCTGGTTCCATCTGGACCTCCCCCAGCGCCCGGTCGGCACCCGTTCCGCGGGCCCGGTCCTGCCGGACGCGCTCCTCCCGGTCACCGACAGCCGCGTCCGCGTCGCCGTCGCCCAGATCGACCGCGGCGGAGCCATCACCGCCTGGAACGAACACGCCGGGGAACTCTTCGGCTACGACTCCGAGCACGTCGTCGGCAAGCCCCTCGGCGACCTCGCCGCCTGGCCCCACACCCCCGGCATCGGCACCGGCCTCGCCGAGGCCCTGCGCCTCTCCCGCTGGGAGGGCAGCTACGGCATCCGCTGCGCCGACGGCCGCGTCATCCCGGTCTACGCCTCCCACCTGCGGGTACGGGACGCCCAGGGCGAACCCTCCACCGTCTGTCTCCTGGTACGCGAGCACGAGCGGGCCGTCCTCCAGACCCCGCAGCGCGCCGCCGCCGAGCCCGGCGCGGAGAACCGGACCGCCGCCGACCCGTTCGAGGTCTTCATCGGCTCCCCCGCCCCCGACGACCTCGACGGCCTCCTCCAGCGCACGGTCGAGCGCGCCCGCGACATGCTCGACGGCGACTCCGCCTTCCTCCTCCTCGCCACCGACGACGAGACGGAACTCGAGGTACGGGCGACCACCGGCCTCCCGGCCGCCCGCCAGCGTTTCGCCCGCGTCCCGGTGGAGACCGGCGCCAGCCGTTACGGCTCCGCCCGCATGCCCGCGGTCCACGAGGACCTGGCCGCCGTCCCCGGCGCCGTCCCGCTCCTCGAAGGCACCGGCATGCGCTCGGTCGTCACCGTCCCGCTCAAGGTCGAGGGCCGTCTCACCGGCTCCCTGGGCGTGGCCGCGGAGCTCGCGAACCGCTATTCCAACGAGGAGGCCCTGCGCCTCCAGTTCGCCGCCGACCGCATCGCCCTGGCCGTGGAGTCCGCCCGCCTCGGCGAGCTGGAGCGGTTGCGCCGCGGTTCCCTCAGCTTCCTGGTCGAGGCCTCCGACCTGCTGGCCGGCACCCTCGACCGCGACCAGACCCTGGCCCTGATGGCCCAGATGACGGTCCCGACCCTCGCGACCTGGTGCGCGGTCTACACGATCGCCGACCAGTCCTCCGACCCGTACCTCTCGTACGTGCTCCACGAGGACGAGGACCGCATCGACGGCCTCAAGGACCTGTTGTCCTCGATCGCCCCGCCCGACCCGGTGCCGACCCCCGGCGCCCGTGTCTGGACCGCCCCGGGCGACGCGGCCCACCGCGCGGCCCTCACGGCGTCGGTCCACGCGCTCGACCACCCCACGAGCCCGCTGTCCTCCGGCATCGACACCACCCTGGCCACCGCGAGCGCGGTCGCCGGCGAGACGGTCGTCCTGCCGCTGGTCGCCCGCAACCGGGTCATCGGCATGCTGACCCTCGGCCGGCCCTCGGAGGACCACTTCCGCCAGGAGATCCTGGAGCTCGCCGAGGACCTCTCGCGCCGGGCCGCCCTGGCCCTGGACAACGCCCGCCTGTACTCGGAGCGGGTGGCGATCAGCCAGTCCCTCCAGCGCAGCCTTCTCCCGCCCGGCCTCCCCGACATCCCGGGCGTCGAGGTGGACGTGATCTACCGGGCGGCCGGCGAGGGCAACGAGGTCGGCGGCGACTTCTACGACATCTTCCCCATCAGGGACGACGTGTACGGCTTCGCCATCGGCGACGTCTGCGGTACGGGACCGGAGGCGGCCGCCGTCACCGGTCTGGCCCGCCACGCCCTGCGCCTCCTGGCCCGCGAGGGCTTCGGCGGCCCCGCCGTCCTGGAGCGCCTGAACGCGGCGATCCTCGACGAGGGCGCCCGCAGCCGCTTCCTGACCCTCCTCTACGGCGAGATGCGCCCGCAGTCGGACGGCTCGGCGATCCTCAAGGTCGTCTGCGCCGGCCACCCGCTGCCGCTGCGCCTCCGCCCGGACGGCACGGTCAGCTCCGCGGCGGAGCCACAGCCGCTCCTCGGCGTGATGGAGGACCTGGAGCTGTACGAGGAGACCATCACGCTCGATCCGGGTGATGTCCTCCTCTGTGTCACGGACGGCGTGACGGAGCGCCGTGAGGGCACCCGCATGCTGGGCGACGACGGCCTGGCCGATGTCCTCAAGACGTGTACGGGCCTGACGGCCGGCGCGGTCGCCTCCCGGGTCCTCCGGGCGGTCGAGCGCTTCGCCCAGGCCCCGGCCTCGGACGACATGGCCATCCTGGCGATGCGTCTCCACGAACCGCACGACCGCTGA